A segment of the Catenuloplanes nepalensis genome:
CGACGACACCGCGGCGATCCAGGCCGCGCTGAACGCGGCGAAGGCGGCGGTGCCGCAGAAGAGCGTCTCCTTCCCGGCCGGGCGCGTCTTCCGCGTCACCGGGGAGATGAGCCTGAACGGGTACGCGAACGCGACGATCGCCGGTAACGGGGCGACGCTCGCGCTCACCGGCGCACGGCCGACCGAGTCGCACATCAGCACGGTTCTCCGGCTGACCGACGTCCGTGAGCTCACCATCGAAGACCTGACCATTCGCGACACCGACCGCACCCAGGTCTACAACGGCCTGCTGCTGGCGAAGGCCCAGCGGTGCGTCATCCGCGGCGTCCGGGTGATCGATGTGCGATTCACCGGCATCTCGGTCTTCGACAACCCGCCGGCCCCCGTCGGCGCGCCGGCCGCCTCCGACGACGTGCTGATCACCGGCTGCGTCGTCGAGGGCACGCGGCAGGGCATCTCGGTCAACGGGCGCGACGTCCGCATCGTCGGCAACCACGTGGCGATGGACTGGTGGTCCACGGACGAGGCGGCGCGGGGCCCATGGCAGCCGGCCTCCGACTACTACGACGGCATCAACGTGCTGGCCGGGTCGGACCGCGTCGTGGTCTCCGGCAACACGGTCACCGACTGCGGTCAGTCCGGCGTCTACACCCAGTCGGTGCGCAACCTCGTCGTCACCGGCAACACCGTCACCGGGTGCGTGCTGCGCGGCATCGAGGTCGACGGGCAGCGCAAGCACCTGGAGAGCGCCGACGACGTCGTGGCGGAGAAGGACAAGCTGCGTGCGTACGGCGTGACGATCACCGGCAACACGCTGCTGGACAATCTCGGCAACATCAACATTCTGTACGCGCTGGACGTCACCATCACGGGCAACCGGGTGCACAACAAGCGCGAGTCGACGTGCATCGCGATCAACCAGGGCACCGAGCACGCGGTCGTGGTCGGCAACCACTGCCGTCAGGACGACCCGAACCGGGCGGCGATCTGGGTCAAGCCGGTCGAGACGCTGCCCGACGGCACGGTGGTGCCGGGCACGAAACACGTCACCATCGCCTGGAACGACGTCGAGGCCGCGTACGACTGGTACGCGCCCGCGGACACCGTCGTCATGCAGCGGACCGGCGACGCGGAGATCTCCGCGGTCGGCACGATCAGGGCGACCGGCGCGATCAGGTCCACCGGCAAGATGCTCGCGGCGGGCGGTCTCGGCGTGGGCAACAGCGCCAGCGCGTCCCGGCCGGGCACGGTGGTCCGCAAGATCGAGGTGTTCGACGCGGAGGGGAGGAGTCTGGGCTTCGTCCCGGTCTACAACGCGATCACGTGAGCACGCGTGGCCCGCGCGTGGGTCCGCGGAGCGCGCATCGGCGTCACCAGCGGGCGCGCCAGTACTGCGGGGCGTGCGGGAGGGCGGCGGCCGGGGTGCCGAGGTCGGCGGCGGCCTGGGTGGCCCAGCGGGGGTTGCGGAGCGCGGCGCGGCCGATCGAGACGGCGTGCGCCTGGCCGGTGGCGAGGATCGTCTCGGCCTGGGCGGCGTGGTCGATCAGGCCGACCGCGCTGACGACCACGTCCGTGCCGGTCAGCGCGCCGGTGAGGTGCGCGGCCAGTGGCACCTGGTAGCCGGGGCCGACCGGGATGACGCCACCCTGACTGAGGCCACCGCTGGACACGTCCACCCAGGTCACGCCGTGCTCGTCGGCGAGCGCGCGGATCAGGCGGGCGGAGGACTCCACGTCCCAGCCGCCCGGGACCCAGTCGGTGCCGCTGATCCGGATGCCGAGCGGCTTGTGCGCCGGCCACACCTTCCGCACCGCGGCGACGACCTCGTGCACCAGGCGGGTACGGCCCCGCTCGTCCGCGCCGTACCCGTCGGTGCGGGTGTTGGTCAGTGGGGACAGGAACTGGTGCAGCAGGTATCCGTGGGCGGCGTGGATCTGAACCACGTCGTAACCGGCCTCGTCGGCGCGGCGGGCGGAGTCCGCGAAGGCCTCGACGACCGCGGCGATCCCGGCCTCGTCCAGCGCGGTGGCCGGGTCCAGCGGCGGCAGGACCGGGCCGTCGGCGGCGCTGACCGTGGACCATCCGCGCTCGGCGGCGGGCACGGTGGCGACCGGCATGTCCGGCAGCGAGGGGTAGGTGGAGGCCTTCCCGCCGGCGTGGGCGAGCTGGACGCCGGCGACCGCTCCCTGCGAGCGGGCGAAGGCGGCGATCCGGGCATGCGCGGCCTGCTGGGTGTCGTCGTACAGGCCGAGGTCGCGCGGCGAGATGCGCCCGCGCGCCTCGACCGCGGTGGCCTCCGTCATGACCAGGCCGAAACCGCCGGAGGCGAGGGAGCCGAGGTGCACCAGGTGCCAGTCGGCCGGCACGCCGTCCTCGGCGTCGGCGGAGTACTGGCACATCGGCGCCACGAACGCGCGGTTGCGGACGCGCAGGCCCGCGCCGTCGGCCGTGGGCAGGGTGATGGGCTCGAACAGTCGTCCGGTCACGGCGGTCACGCTTTCGGCGAGGCGGCATCTGTCGGTCGCCAGATTAGATGCAGACGCGCATAGTTGCCAACGCGTGATAATCGCCGTCACGTGTTCCCAAAGATCAGGTTCAGGTGGGCGTCGAGAGCGCCCAATGCGGTCTCGCCGGTGTAGTGGCCGCCCAGCAGGTAGAGCGAGAGGCCCTCCATGAGGCCCAGCAGCCCGGCGCCGGCCGCGTCCGCGTCCAGGTGTGGCGCGACGGTGCCGGCCGCCTGCGCCGCCCGGATCTGATCGGCCAGAAAGCCCGCCATCTGCCGCGTGCCGTCGCGCAGCAGATCCGCCGCGCCCGGCTCGACCGCGGAGTACGCGAGGAACGCCAGCCCGACCCTGCCGTCCGCGCGCCGGTCGTCGTCGAGCGGCATCAGCGTGCGCAACAGCGTGCGCACCAGGTCCGCCGGTGCGGCCGGCTGGCGCAGCCGGGCCATCGCGGCCTCGATGCGGGCGGTGGTGCGCTCCATGATCCCGTTGAGCGCGAACCGCATCATGTCGTCCTTGGTGGCGAAGTAGTGCTGCACCATGCCGGTGGTGACGCCGGCCTCGGCGGCGACGTGGCGCAGGCTGATGGCCTCGAGGCCACCGTCGGCGGCGACGCGCATGAGCGCCCCGGCGATGAGTTCGCGGCGTTCCCGGTGGTCGACCTTCTTCGGCACGCGTCCCATGTTTTCACATTGCAGGCGTATTGACACCCGGTGCGGCGGCTTTTACATTACATGTGCAACGTAAAAAGGAGGGGGCGAGATGTCAAAGCTGCTCAGGAAGGCCGTGCGGTGGGAGATCGCCCTCTGGGTGAGCCTCTACCGGCTGACGTTCCGGCGTCCGATGCCGATGGAGCCGGGCGCGCGCAGCTTCGGCTACATCCGGCCGATCGCGCCCGTGCTCGGCGTCTTCATCGTGGTGTCCGCCATCGACATCGTCGCCGTCGACCTGGCCCTGAACCATTTCCTGCCGACCTGGGGATGGCTGCGGGCCGTCGCGATCGTCCTCGGCGTCTGGGGCCTGCTCTGGATGATCGGCCTGACCGCCAACTTCCTCACCCACCGCCACTCGGCCGGCCCGTCCGGCCTGCACGTGCGCCACTCGCACGACCTCGACCTGAAACTGCCCTGGGAAACCATCGAGAGGGTACGGGCACAGAGTCGCTACCTGATGGAGGGCGACACGGTCCAGCGC
Coding sequences within it:
- a CDS encoding TetR/AcrR family transcriptional regulator, which gives rise to MGRVPKKVDHRERRELIAGALMRVAADGGLEAISLRHVAAEAGVTTGMVQHYFATKDDMMRFALNGIMERTTARIEAAMARLRQPAAPADLVRTLLRTLMPLDDDRRADGRVGLAFLAYSAVEPGAADLLRDGTRQMAGFLADQIRAAQAAGTVAPHLDADAAGAGLLGLMEGLSLYLLGGHYTGETALGALDAHLNLIFGNT
- a CDS encoding NADH:flavin oxidoreductase/NADH oxidase; the protein is MTGRLFEPITLPTADGAGLRVRNRAFVAPMCQYSADAEDGVPADWHLVHLGSLASGGFGLVMTEATAVEARGRISPRDLGLYDDTQQAAHARIAAFARSQGAVAGVQLAHAGGKASTYPSLPDMPVATVPAAERGWSTVSAADGPVLPPLDPATALDEAGIAAVVEAFADSARRADEAGYDVVQIHAAHGYLLHQFLSPLTNTRTDGYGADERGRTRLVHEVVAAVRKVWPAHKPLGIRISGTDWVPGGWDVESSARLIRALADEHGVTWVDVSSGGLSQGGVIPVGPGYQVPLAAHLTGALTGTDVVVSAVGLIDHAAQAETILATGQAHAVSIGRAALRNPRWATQAAADLGTPAAALPHAPQYWRARW
- a CDS encoding right-handed parallel beta-helix repeat-containing protein — translated: MVNRRHALRAAVVGGAAAAGAAVMAPGAAQAAPGDDGWISVVDHGAAGDGITDDTAAIQAALNAAKAAVPQKSVSFPAGRVFRVTGEMSLNGYANATIAGNGATLALTGARPTESHISTVLRLTDVRELTIEDLTIRDTDRTQVYNGLLLAKAQRCVIRGVRVIDVRFTGISVFDNPPAPVGAPAASDDVLITGCVVEGTRQGISVNGRDVRIVGNHVAMDWWSTDEAARGPWQPASDYYDGINVLAGSDRVVVSGNTVTDCGQSGVYTQSVRNLVVTGNTVTGCVLRGIEVDGQRKHLESADDVVAEKDKLRAYGVTITGNTLLDNLGNINILYALDVTITGNRVHNKRESTCIAINQGTEHAVVVGNHCRQDDPNRAAIWVKPVETLPDGTVVPGTKHVTIAWNDVEAAYDWYAPADTVVMQRTGDAEISAVGTIRATGAIRSTGKMLAAGGLGVGNSASASRPGTVVRKIEVFDAEGRSLGFVPVYNAIT